A single genomic interval of Candidatus Jordarchaeales archaeon harbors:
- a CDS encoding hydrogenase iron-sulfur subunit: protein MDTPKFSIVSFCCWKUGYGASDLTGVSRVQYDPSVMIVRVKCTGRVDVKHILEAIRHGVDGVMVVGUHPGECDFGDGNIKARQRVEFAKKVLDKVGLGGDRVNMYNVSAAEIGKFRDAIVDMVGKIEKLGPNPLKAKK from the coding sequence ATGGATACGCCGAAATTTAGCATAGTGTCTTTCTGTTGCTGGAAGTGAGGCTACGGTGCCAGCGATCTAACAGGCGTTTCTAGGGTACAATATGACCCTTCGGTGATGATAGTGCGAGTCAAGTGTACTGGAAGAGTCGATGTTAAACATATCCTGGAGGCAATAAGGCATGGCGTGGATGGCGTCATGGTTGTCGGTTGACACCCAGGCGAGTGCGATTTTGGTGACGGAAACATAAAAGCAAGGCAACGAGTAGAGTTCGCAAAGAAAGTGCTTGACAAAGTTGGTCTTGGAGGAGACAGGGTTAACATGTACAATGTCTCAGCCGCCGAGATTGGAAAATTCAGAGATGCAATAGTAGATATGGTTGGAAAAATAGAGAAACTTGGTCCAAACCCCCTGAAAGCCAAAAAGTAA